A portion of the Algimonas porphyrae genome contains these proteins:
- a CDS encoding esterase-like activity of phytase family protein: MFPPKTLLKFRRFLAIPLLAMAASAQAAPDNPDAWRFDRHADDLRDRSCQATSEAASIPPSADTAFTPLPLHIRDVSTHGATLPDDVRIAGTWALTSSENVFGGLSGLSVLNDGDLLAVSDTGRFVHIGMTDGMPNGSAGIAPMRFANPLIRPGKLTADAEGLDVRDGLALVSFERNFRILAFALDRCGAQARGVLIAKPPKRFDRVRVRANAGPEAITLDPAGHLQVGYEQPRDGRMVTGQVLHDGTVALSGPVDAPALEPGFRLVGMDHLQLTTGHQVSVRLLRAYERERGNRSILQFGGDLSLPSLRLFPPLTVDNFEGVVLTETQTGLRAYIIADDNFSDRQQTLLYALEIDRDPASDHPDR, encoded by the coding sequence ATGTTCCCACCAAAAACCCTCCTGAAATTTCGCCGTTTCCTCGCCATTCCCCTGCTTGCCATGGCAGCGTCCGCTCAGGCTGCCCCAGATAATCCTGATGCCTGGCGTTTCGATCGCCATGCCGATGATCTGCGCGACCGCTCATGCCAGGCGACGTCAGAAGCGGCGTCAATACCCCCATCAGCCGACACGGCGTTCACGCCCTTGCCACTCCATATTCGAGACGTGTCGACGCATGGCGCGACCCTGCCGGACGACGTTCGCATCGCGGGCACGTGGGCACTGACTTCCAGCGAGAACGTCTTTGGCGGACTGTCGGGCCTGAGCGTCCTCAATGATGGCGACCTGCTTGCCGTGTCCGATACGGGCCGGTTCGTGCACATCGGGATGACGGACGGCATGCCCAACGGCTCTGCCGGGATCGCGCCCATGCGGTTTGCCAACCCGCTGATCCGTCCAGGCAAGCTGACAGCGGACGCCGAAGGGCTGGACGTTCGCGACGGACTGGCGCTTGTCAGTTTCGAACGCAATTTCCGCATTCTGGCCTTTGCGCTGGACCGTTGCGGTGCGCAGGCACGCGGCGTCCTGATTGCGAAGCCGCCAAAGCGCTTCGATCGCGTGCGCGTCCGCGCCAATGCCGGACCGGAAGCCATCACGCTCGACCCGGCAGGGCATCTGCAGGTCGGCTATGAACAGCCTCGTGACGGGCGCATGGTCACGGGACAGGTGCTGCACGACGGCACGGTCGCCCTGTCCGGTCCGGTAGACGCGCCCGCTCTGGAGCCGGGCTTTCGTCTGGTCGGCATGGATCATCTGCAGCTCACAACCGGCCATCAGGTCTCCGTCCGCCTGCTGCGGGCCTATGAGCGGGAGCGCGGCAACCGGTCCATCCTGCAGTTTGGCGGTGATCTGTCCCTGCCGAGCCTCCGCCTCTTCCCGCCGCTCACGGTCGATAATTTCGAAGGCGTCGTCCTGACGGAGACGCAGACCGGGCTGCGCGCCTATATCATCGCTGACGATAATTTCTCCGACCGGCAACAGACGCTGCTCTATGCGCTGGAGATTGACCGCGATCCGGCCAGCGATCATCCGGACCGCTAA